In one Lycium barbarum isolate Lr01 chromosome 7, ASM1917538v2, whole genome shotgun sequence genomic region, the following are encoded:
- the LOC132601503 gene encoding uncharacterized protein LOC132601503, translated as MADFFHHMARIMPDPNEMNFEKMRKMGGVEFEGTVDPTDAEQWLERMERVFEQLECSEAAKFKYAVSLLQKDTYDWWVSVPNAKAKPPVLTWNDFVKEFHMKYVPPAYHDAKKNEFLNLEQVSMSIAEHQQKFLRLSRYAGGIINNEKDKCRRFEDGLNNSIRKSVAVLQHENFCKLVSAALTWEKIDKEQARRNENKFRKADADLGGPSKRGRFDNSKAGSVHKSARHKQNRTNFSTISTPSYGQGKNRIPTCAQCGKNHSGTCRRASGACFNCGSFDHIVQDCPNPNPISSPRTEGSVQKPITIPPQGNRGARSRNMQATSAGGANQASGSKAIARAYAMRQRDDQDGADMVVGKFHLFSLCVVTLFDPGSTHSYVSSSLVFPKNVKSVRLDCGVLIESPLGQQVVCNQIYRGCPLVIQNVVFPTDLIEMPFQDYDVIIGMDWLHRYHAVVDCSSKHVTFRAPSFSHIIVQGERSLTSYFISAVVARKMVSQDCEAYLAHIFDTHLESPSLKDIPVVCEFPDVFPENLPGLPPEREVEFPIEVIHGTTPISITPYRMAPAELKELKIQLQELLQKGFIRPSVSPWELLFYS; from the coding sequence GTTGATCCTACTGATGCTGAGCAGTGGTTGGAGCGCATGGAAAGAGTATTTGAGCAACTAGAGTGTTCAGAAGCTGCCAAATTTAAGTATGCTGTCTCACTGTTACAAAAAGATACTTATGACTGGTGGGTAAGTGTACCGAATGCCAAGGCAAAACCTCCTGTTCTTACTTGGAATGATTTTGTGAAAGAGTTTCATATGAAGTATGTCCCACCTGCTTATCATGATGCAAAGAAAAATGAGTTCTTGAATCTAGAGCAAGTGAGTATGTCTATTGCTGAACATCAACAGAAGTTTCTCAGGCTTTCTCGTTATGCTGGTGGTATTATTAATAATGAAAAAGATAAGTGCAGGCGATTCGAAGACGGTTTGAATAATTCCATCAGAAAATCTGTGGCGGTCCTACAACATGAGAACTTTTGTAAATTAGTTTCAGCTGCTCTTACTTGGGAAAAGATCGACAAAGAACAAGCTAGGAGAAATGAAAACAAGTTCAGAAAAGCTGATGCAGATTTAGGAGGTCCATCTAAAAGGGGAAGGTTTGACAATTCCAAAGCTGGTAGTGTTCACAAGTCAGCCCGGCATAAGCAAAATAGAACAAATTTCTCTACTATTAGCACTCCAAGCTATGGCCAAGGCAAGAATCGTATACCCACTTGTGCACAATGTGGAAAGAATCACTCTGGTACTTGTAGGAGAGCTTCTGGTGCTTGTTTTAATTGTGGGAGCTTCGATCATATAGTGCAGGATTGTCCTAATCCTAACCCTATTTCCTCTCCGCGTACGGAAGGCTCAGTTCAGAAACCTATTACCATTCCTCCTCAAGGGAATAGAGGTGCAAGATCTAGAAACATGCAAGCAACAAGTGCAGGTGGAGCTAATCAAGCTAGTGGGTCAAAAGCTATAGCACGAGCTTATGCTATGAGACAGAGGGATGACCAAGATGGGGCAGACATGGTTGTTGGTAAATTTCACTTATTTAGCTTATGTGTTGTTACATTATTCGATCCTGGTTCTACTCATTCCTATGTTAGCTCATCTTTGGTTTTTCCTAAAAATGTGAAATCTGTGAGACTTGATTGTGGTGTACTTATCGAAAGTCCTTTGGGTCAACAGGTTGTTTGTAATCAAATCTATCGAGGTTGTCCCTTGGTGATTCAAAATGTAGTCTTCCCtactgatttgattgaaatgcctTTCCAAGACTATGATGTCATCATCGGTATGGATTGGCTTCATAGATACCATGCGGTAGTTGATTGTAGCTCGAAGCATGTGACCTTTAGAGCTCCTTCATTTTCACACATCATTGTTCAAGGTGAAAGATCATTGACATCTTATTTTATCTCCGCGGTTGTGGCAAGAAAGATGGTTAGTCAGGATTGTGAAGCTTATCTTGCTCATATATTTGATACACACCTAGAAAGTCCAAGCCTTAAGGATATACCAGTTGTATGTGAATTTCCTGATGTTTTCCCTGAAAATCTTCCTGGATTACCCCCGGAAAGGGAAGTTGAATTTCCTATAGAGGTTATTCATGGAACTACTCCTATTTCTATaactccttatcgaatggctccagcagaattgaaggagttgaaaattCAATTGCAAGAACTTCTTCAGAAAGGTTTTATTCGCCCAAGTGTTTCTCCCTGGGAGCTCCTATTTTATTCATGA